One window of the Actinomycetota bacterium genome contains the following:
- a CDS encoding 3-oxoacyl-ACP reductase family protein — MEKVAVITGGSRGIGRACAVALAEGGWKVAIGYRSSERDAKTAVAEVEEVGGEAVPVHLDVTDEAAVAEAFRQIGESLGGITGLVNNAGMSQDGLLLKYPMDVFDQTMATNVRGAFLCTRAALRPMLRSKWGRIVNLSSAVALHGNAGQTVYAATKTALLGLTTSLAREVGAKGITVNAICPGLLDTEMTSHLTDQARAYYLEQTPLGRTAHLHEVAAVVRFLMSEEASYVNGVAMPVDGGLTA, encoded by the coding sequence ATGGAGAAGGTCGCGGTGATCACCGGTGGGTCACGCGGGATCGGCCGCGCCTGCGCCGTCGCACTCGCCGAGGGCGGCTGGAAGGTCGCGATCGGCTATCGCTCGAGTGAGCGGGACGCGAAGACCGCGGTCGCCGAGGTCGAGGAGGTCGGAGGCGAGGCCGTCCCCGTCCATCTCGACGTGACCGACGAAGCCGCGGTCGCCGAGGCCTTCCGCCAGATCGGCGAGAGCCTCGGGGGGATCACCGGTCTGGTGAACAACGCCGGCATGTCCCAGGACGGGCTGTTGCTGAAGTACCCGATGGACGTGTTCGATCAGACGATGGCCACGAACGTGCGGGGCGCGTTCCTGTGCACGCGGGCGGCGCTGCGCCCGATGCTGCGCTCGAAGTGGGGTCGCATCGTGAACCTGTCGTCGGCCGTCGCCTTGCACGGCAACGCCGGTCAGACCGTCTACGCGGCCACGAAGACGGCGTTGCTCGGGCTGACGACCTCCCTCGCGAGGGAGGTCGGCGCGAAGGGCATCACCGTGAACGCGATCTGCCCCGGGTTGCTCGACACCGAGATGACCTCGCACCTGACCGACCAGGCACGTGCCTACTACTTGGAACAGACCCCGCTCGGCCGAACCGCCCACCTGCACGAGGTCGCCGCGGTGGTCCGGTTCCTGATGTCGGAGGAGGCCTCGTACGTCAACGGTGTGGCGATGCCGGTGGACGGCGGGCTGACGGCCTGA
- the acpP gene encoding acyl carrier protein — protein MADKAEIQARVTKVLAEQLAVEEAQVVPDARFAEDLNADSLDLVEAVLALEEEWSIEIPEEEMESVKTVGQAIDLVANKLDS, from the coding sequence ATGGCGGACAAGGCAGAGATCCAGGCCCGGGTGACGAAGGTCCTCGCCGAGCAGCTCGCGGTCGAGGAAGCGCAGGTCGTCCCCGACGCTCGCTTCGCCGAGGATCTGAACGCGGACTCTCTCGACCTCGTCGAGGCCGTGCTCGCGCTCGAAGAGGAGTGGAGCATCGAGATCCCGGAGGAAGAGATGGAGAGCGTCAAGACCGTCGGCCAGGCGATCGACCTGGTCGCGAACAAGCTCGATAGCTAG
- the fabF gene encoding beta-ketoacyl-ACP synthase II, whose amino-acid sequence MAEQPKAVVTGIGPVTPVGTGVDDFWEGLVAGRNGIRPISRFPTDDLPVKLAGEVPDFDVDAWLDKKEARRTDRFVHFALASAELAWQDAGAPEVRADRAGVIYATGIGGIEWLLNQHSVMLEKGPGRVSPFMVPALMANGAAGHIAMRRGFNGPNLCTVSACASGSHAVGEGYRLISDGLADLVIVGGSESATVPLTVSAFAQMQALTKNPDPETASRPFDADRDGFVLSEGALAMVLESEERAVARGARIYAEVAGYGATADAYHITAPDPKGTGAALAIRIALSDAGEDASAVDYVNAHGTSTPLNDSSETHAIKAGLGEEHAARVAVSSTKSMTGHMLGAAGAVEAAVCALTIARGTIPPTIHYETPDPDCDLDVVPNEAREAEVRLAISDSFGFGGQNAVVAIRRYVA is encoded by the coding sequence ATGGCCGAGCAGCCCAAAGCGGTCGTCACCGGGATCGGACCGGTCACCCCGGTCGGGACCGGCGTCGACGACTTCTGGGAGGGACTGGTCGCCGGACGCAACGGCATCCGGCCGATCTCGCGCTTCCCCACCGACGATCTGCCCGTGAAGCTCGCGGGCGAGGTTCCCGACTTCGACGTCGACGCGTGGCTGGACAAGAAAGAGGCACGCCGCACGGATCGCTTCGTCCACTTCGCGCTCGCCTCTGCCGAGCTCGCGTGGCAGGACGCCGGAGCGCCCGAGGTCCGGGCCGATCGCGCCGGTGTGATCTACGCGACCGGGATCGGTGGCATCGAGTGGCTGCTCAACCAGCACTCGGTCATGCTCGAGAAGGGTCCGGGCCGGGTGAGCCCGTTCATGGTGCCGGCGTTGATGGCGAACGGTGCCGCCGGCCACATCGCGATGCGCCGCGGCTTCAACGGGCCCAACCTGTGCACCGTCTCCGCGTGCGCCTCCGGCTCACACGCCGTGGGCGAGGGATATCGCCTGATCTCCGACGGCCTCGCCGACCTCGTGATCGTCGGCGGCTCCGAGTCGGCGACGGTTCCGCTGACCGTCTCCGCGTTCGCGCAGATGCAGGCGTTGACGAAGAACCCCGACCCCGAGACGGCCTCGCGCCCTTTCGACGCCGATCGAGACGGGTTCGTCCTGTCGGAGGGCGCCCTGGCGATGGTCCTGGAGTCCGAGGAACGGGCGGTGGCGCGCGGCGCGCGGATCTACGCCGAGGTCGCCGGCTACGGGGCGACGGCCGATGCCTACCACATCACCGCTCCCGATCCGAAAGGCACCGGCGCCGCGCTGGCGATCCGCATCGCCCTGTCCGATGCCGGCGAGGACGCGAGCGCGGTCGACTACGTGAACGCCCACGGCACCTCCACCCCGCTGAACGACTCCTCCGAGACCCACGCGATCAAGGCCGGACTCGGCGAGGAACACGCGGCCAGGGTGGCCGTCTCCTCTACGAAGTCGATGACCGGCCACATGCTCGGGGCCGCGGGAGCGGTCGAGGCCGCGGTCTGCGCGCTGACGATCGCCCGCGGCACGATCCCGCCCACGATCCACTACGAGACGCCCGACCCCGACTGCGATCTCGACGTCGTGCCGAACGAGGCGCGCGAGGCCGAGGTCCGCCTCGCGATCAGCGACTCCTTCGGCTTCGGCGGCCAGAACGCCGTCGTCGCGATCCGCCGTTACGTCGCCTGA
- a CDS encoding serine hydrolase domain-containing protein: protein MAGLSEAFERTGVVLERRMPLMHAPGAALAVTDDDETLGVVVRGFADAASSTPVRPETRFQIGSISKSFAAIVAVQENEAGRLDLHEPVNDLLPWLELRQPFGSISMHHLLTHTSGLAIGTEHTGDAIVALRRRAEVDPGFAPGERFSYSNDGYKIVGLVLEHVTSRSIAELLRERILDPLGMARTSPWITSRERLDLATGYAPVFDDRPAHREHPLVPAPWVDSTSADGSIVSNVLDMGAYVRMLIRRGEGPGGVRILSDEGFHRLITPYVLDQDSVPWHYAYGFWVGTDPADGRRYLWHSGGMVGFTALLRVDVDAGLGAVMLVNGSGNRSATTTYALAAVRAAIAGSPPPAPVDAPDPLRIEAAEAFAGRYTGVDRAIEIRADGSGLFLRDGDIEVAMELDTDALPTDAFLVPHTELDRFYVRFERDATGTVVAATHGPDRFVRGDVPSEEPPPPQEWAPFPGHYRSMNPWSPDLRVVARGGALWLLAPSEPDGDLELRPHPDGDFVVGPEPWRTVRITFDTVVEGRASRAVFDGAPYARSFLP from the coding sequence GTGGCGGGACTGTCCGAGGCCTTCGAGCGAACGGGCGTTGTGCTCGAGCGGCGCATGCCGCTGATGCACGCACCGGGCGCGGCCCTCGCGGTCACCGACGACGACGAGACCCTGGGCGTGGTCGTCCGCGGCTTCGCCGACGCCGCATCCTCGACGCCGGTCCGGCCCGAGACACGGTTCCAGATCGGCTCGATCAGCAAGTCGTTCGCCGCGATCGTCGCGGTGCAGGAGAACGAGGCCGGGCGCCTCGACCTCCACGAGCCGGTCAACGACCTGCTCCCGTGGCTCGAACTCCGGCAGCCGTTCGGGTCGATCTCGATGCACCACCTGCTCACGCACACGTCCGGACTCGCGATCGGCACCGAGCACACGGGGGATGCGATCGTGGCGCTGCGCCGCCGCGCCGAGGTCGACCCAGGGTTCGCCCCCGGGGAGCGGTTCTCGTACTCGAACGACGGGTACAAGATCGTGGGACTGGTCCTCGAGCACGTGACCAGCCGTTCGATCGCCGAGTTGCTGCGGGAGCGGATCCTGGACCCACTGGGGATGGCGCGCACCTCGCCGTGGATCACGTCCCGCGAGCGACTCGATCTCGCGACGGGCTACGCGCCCGTGTTCGACGACCGGCCCGCCCATCGGGAGCATCCCTTGGTGCCGGCACCGTGGGTCGATTCCACCAGCGCCGACGGCAGCATCGTGTCGAACGTGCTCGACATGGGCGCGTACGTGCGCATGCTGATCCGCCGTGGCGAGGGCCCCGGCGGCGTACGGATCCTGTCCGATGAAGGCTTCCACCGCTTGATCACTCCGTATGTGCTCGATCAGGACTCTGTGCCGTGGCACTACGCCTACGGGTTCTGGGTGGGGACCGACCCGGCCGACGGGCGACGCTACCTATGGCACTCGGGGGGCATGGTCGGGTTCACCGCCCTGCTCCGGGTCGACGTCGACGCCGGACTGGGCGCCGTGATGCTCGTGAACGGCAGCGGGAACCGGAGTGCGACCACGACCTACGCCCTGGCCGCCGTCCGCGCGGCGATCGCGGGGTCGCCGCCGCCCGCACCCGTCGACGCACCGGATCCGCTCCGGATCGAGGCGGCCGAGGCGTTCGCGGGCCGGTACACGGGCGTCGACCGCGCGATCGAGATCCGGGCCGACGGTTCGGGGTTGTTCCTGCGCGACGGGGACATCGAGGTGGCGATGGAACTCGATACCGACGCGCTGCCGACGGACGCGTTCCTGGTCCCGCACACGGAACTCGACCGCTTCTACGTCCGGTTCGAGCGGGACGCGACCGGCACAGTGGTCGCCGCGACGCACGGCCCCGATCGCTTCGTGCGCGGCGACGTACCTTCCGAGGAACCGCCACCGCCGCAGGAGTGGGCGCCGTTCCCGGGTCACTATCGCTCGATGAACCCCTGGAGCCCCGACCTGCGCGTCGTTGCGCGCGGGGGGGCGCTGTGGCTACTCGCTCCGAGCGAGCCGGACGGTGACCTCGAGCTGCGTCCCCACCCGGACGGGGACTTCGTGGTCGGTCCCGAGCCGTGGCGTACCGTCCGCATCACCTTCGACACGGTGGTCGAGGGGCGAGCATCGCGGGCGGTCTTCGACGGCGCGCCCTACGCCAGGAGCTTCCTGCCTTGA
- the ndk gene encoding nucleoside-diphosphate kinase, whose translation MATESTLLIIKPDGVRRGLVGEVLRRVESKGLRLDELKLFTITRPTAEEHYGEHRDRPFFDELVDFITSGPVVVGKVTGESAISVWRSLMGSTNPVEAPPGTIRGDFATLIGENVVHGSDSPESAARELKLFFG comes from the coding sequence ATGGCCACCGAATCCACACTGCTGATCATCAAGCCGGACGGCGTTCGCCGGGGGCTCGTGGGCGAGGTCCTGCGTCGCGTCGAGTCCAAGGGACTGAGGCTCGACGAACTCAAGCTCTTCACGATAACGCGGCCGACCGCCGAGGAGCACTACGGCGAACACCGCGACAGGCCGTTCTTCGATGAGCTCGTCGACTTCATCACGTCCGGACCCGTCGTGGTCGGCAAGGTCACCGGCGAGTCGGCGATCTCGGTGTGGCGGTCGCTGATGGGATCCACGAACCCGGTCGAGGCGCCTCCGGGGACGATCCGCGGCGACTTCGCGACGTTGATCGGCGAGAACGTCGTGCACGGCAGCGACTCGCCCGAGTCGGCCGCGCGCGAGTTGAAGCTCTTCTTCGGCTGA
- a CDS encoding Mur ligase family protein: MGRQPDRIVPTLDRIEAVAELLGGPQLTHPSIHVTGTNGKTTIARAVTQLACAHGITTGLYTSPHLLSLTERFQICDREITVAEFGEEYERLLPVLEAVDARDEHRVTYFEVLTALAFLWFADAPVGLGVYEVGMGGRWDATVLCSGDVAVIGEVGLDHPELGSTIAEVAGEKAAIIKPDRIAVSRAQAPDALRVIEERVREVAASLLLEDRDFGLDRRVPAVGGQQLTIRTPHRTYEDIYIPLFGEYAARNAAVAIAAFEAFLDRELETSAVVEALGAITTPGRLEVAGRRPLIVLDGAHNPAGAEALAAAVREVFSWQRLHLVVAVSANKDVEGMLSALAPLADRAYATRNDSNRSGEAQALFEAIAIRDVPVERFSSVAAALDAASASAGNDDLILVTGSLYTVADARRALGP, encoded by the coding sequence GTGGGCCGACAGCCCGATCGGATCGTTCCGACCCTTGACCGGATCGAGGCGGTCGCGGAGCTGCTCGGAGGGCCGCAGCTCACGCACCCGTCGATCCACGTGACGGGAACCAACGGCAAGACGACGATCGCTCGCGCCGTCACCCAGCTCGCGTGCGCCCACGGGATCACGACCGGCCTGTACACCTCCCCGCATCTGCTCTCGCTCACGGAGCGATTCCAGATCTGCGATCGGGAGATTACCGTCGCGGAGTTCGGAGAGGAGTACGAACGGCTGCTCCCGGTTCTCGAGGCGGTCGATGCGCGTGATGAGCACCGGGTCACCTACTTCGAGGTGCTCACGGCACTCGCGTTCCTGTGGTTCGCCGATGCGCCCGTCGGGCTCGGCGTCTACGAGGTCGGCATGGGCGGACGCTGGGATGCGACGGTTCTCTGCTCGGGCGACGTCGCGGTGATCGGCGAGGTCGGCCTCGACCACCCGGAGCTCGGATCGACGATCGCGGAGGTCGCCGGGGAGAAGGCCGCGATCATCAAGCCCGACCGGATCGCGGTGTCGCGGGCGCAGGCGCCCGACGCGCTGCGCGTGATCGAGGAGCGGGTCCGCGAGGTGGCGGCCTCACTGCTGCTCGAGGATCGGGATTTCGGGCTCGATCGCCGCGTCCCCGCGGTCGGGGGCCAGCAGCTCACGATCCGAACCCCGCACCGGACCTACGAGGACATCTACATCCCGCTGTTCGGCGAGTACGCCGCGCGCAACGCCGCGGTGGCGATCGCGGCGTTCGAGGCGTTCCTCGACCGTGAGCTGGAGACCTCGGCGGTCGTGGAAGCCCTGGGGGCGATCACCACGCCCGGCAGGCTCGAGGTCGCGGGACGACGACCGCTCATCGTGCTCGACGGAGCGCACAACCCCGCGGGCGCCGAGGCCCTCGCGGCGGCTGTGCGCGAGGTGTTCTCGTGGCAGCGGCTGCACCTGGTGGTCGCGGTGTCGGCGAACAAGGACGTCGAGGGCATGCTGTCGGCACTCGCGCCGCTCGCGGACCGCGCCTACGCGACACGCAACGACAGCAACCGCTCGGGCGAGGCCCAGGCGCTGTTCGAAGCAATCGCGATCCGCGACGTTCCCGTTGAGCGCTTCTCGTCGGTCGCCGCTGCGCTCGACGCGGCGAGCGCCAGCGCGGGAAACGACGACCTCATCCTCGTGACCGGCTCCCTCTATACTGTCGCGGACGCGCGCCGGGCGCTCGGCCCTTGA